The genomic segment CCGACGGGTCGAAGCGCTCGCCCGATGCGGTGTGGCTGCCGCTGGCATAATAGGAGGCGAGGCCGACCTGCGTGCTGCTGGAGGCGGAGGCGCCGGTCATCATGCCCGCAAGTGCGAGCGCGCCGAGGAACATCGTGCGACGGGTCATCATCGATAGGGTCCCGGGGTTTGCCGGCCCGATACCGGCGGCTTCCCGGTCGGGCCTGCATTGCCATGCGGGCCGGATAGGGAAGCCATGCTTACCGATTGCGTGCCAGTGTACTGGCACGAGGATTGGGCGACTTTGTGGCAGGCCCGCCGCGTTTTTGACCGTCAGGTGAAGTCGATGCGCGCCTTCACCACGCCGTCGGCGCAGTGGTGGGCCGCCTCGAAGGCCTCGCGGATGTCGTCCAGGCGATAGGCGCTGCGGGTCAGCGGCTCGACGGGGAGATCGCCGCGGGCGACATGATCGACGGCTTGCCGGAAGGAAGCGAGGTCGGCTTCCTCCTGGGAGCTGTGGGTCGAGATCAGCGTGAGGCGGCGCAGGAAGACGTCGCCGAAGGGAAAGCCGTCCATCGTCATGCTCTCCGGCATGCCGAAGAGGAGCACGCGGGCCTCGTCGGCGGCGAGCCGGATCGCACTGGCGCGCGATGCGTCGCGCCCGGCGGCTTCCACCACGAAGGGCGCGCCGCCGCTGCCGGCCACGTCGCGAACCGCGTCGGCCACCGGGTCTCCCGCCGGGTCGAGCGCCAGATCGGCGCCATAGCTGGCCGAAAGCGCCCTGCGGCCGGCATCGGGCTCGATGGCGATGACCGTCCTCACCCCGCGCCGCTTGAGCAGCCAGGTGAAGAACAGGCCGATGGCGCCCTGGCCCGAGACCACCGCGCAGTCCGGCGTCCCGCTATCGCCGAGCGCCTGCTTCAGCCCGAAGATGGCGGTGCCGAAGGGCTGGGCGACGACCAGATGGTCGGGCCGCGCGCCCTGCGGCAGGGCGACCAGATAGGCCGGGTCGATGAGCTGGTAGTCGGCGAAGCACGCCGCCTCCTCGACATTCGGCGCGGTCAGCACCACCGTGCCCGCGGGAAAGCGCGGATCGTCGCTGTCGACCACCTCGCCGACCCCCTCGTGGCCCGGCGCGCCGGGCCGGGCGGGGCCATCCATGGGGCCGAGCGGCATATAGACGGCATGGAGGTCGCTGCCGCACAGCGAGGCCTGCAGCATGCGCACAAGGACCTTGCCCGGGCGGGGCTGGAGATCGGGCACCTCTATGCAGTCGATGATGCCGGGGCGTTCGAACCGTGCAGCCTTCATGGCGTTCTGTCTTCCTGTCGGGCGGTGGCGGAGCGGCAAGGAGAGGCGTTTTCTGGAATAGAGCGTCGCGGGCGCTCTGGCAACCATGGGCGGGCTGGACATTGCGTTCGCGGTGAACGAGGCTCTTTGGTGTCTTGCCGCTTTCGGTTATAAGGCCGCAAAAAACCGCATCGCATGGGAGGAGCTTGCCCGCGTCCGGACGGACGGGGACGGCCCGTTCCGGCGACCGGCAGCGAGAAGGACAAGCGATGACGAAGCCCTCCGGCGAGACGGCCGTTCCCCATATTTCGCGCGAGGACAAGGCGAAGGTGCTCTCCGAGGCCCTTCCCTTCATGCAGCGCTATGACGGGCGAACGGTCGTGGTCAAATATGGCGGGCACGCCATGGGCTCGCCGGAACTGTCGCGCCGCTTCGCCCGCGACATCGTCCAGCTCAAGCAGAGCGGCATCAACCCCATCGTGGTCCATGGCGGCGGGCCGCAGATCGGCAGGATGCTGGAGCGGCTGCAGATCAACTCCGCCTTCGAGGACGGCTTGCGCGTGACCGACCGCGAGACCGTCGGCGTGGTGGAGATGGTGCTCGCCGGCTCGATCAACAAGCAGGTCGTCGCCGACATCCAGTATGCCGGCGGGCGTGCCATCGGCATTTCCGGCAAGGATGGCAACCTCGTCGTCGCGCGCAAGCTGCGCCGCACCCGCAAGGACCCCGATTCCAACATCGAGCGTATCCTCGATCTCGGCTTCGTCGGCGAGCCCGAGGAGGTCAATGCCGACGTTCTGGAAGGCATCGCGGCGAGCGACGCGATCCCCGTGATCGCGCCGATCGGAACCTCGCCGGAGGGCGACACCTACAATATCAACGCCGATACCTTCGCCGGCGCCATCGCGGTGGCGACGGGGGCGAAGCGCCTGCTGCTGCTCACCGACGTGGAGGGCGTGCTCGACCGGAACAAGCGGCTCATCCGCGAGCTGAGCCTTGCCGAGGCGCGCCGGCTCGTCCATGACGGCACGATCTCCGGCGGCATGATCCCGAAGATCGAGACCTGCATCTCCGTCGTCGAGCAGGGGGTCGAGGGCGCGGTCATCCTCGACGGGCGCGTGCCGCACATCGTGCTCTTGGAGCTGTTCACCGAGCACGGCGTGGGCACCCGCGTCTCCATGACGGGAGCGAGCGATGACGACTAAGGCCCCCGCCTTCCACGAGGTCGAGACCTGGATCTTCGATCTCGACAACACGCTCTATCCGGCGAACTGCCGGCTGTTCGACCAGATCGACGAGCGCATGGGCGCCTTCATCGCCGAGCGCCTGTCGGTCGACCGCGCGGAGGCGCGTCGCATCCAGAAGACGTTCTTCTTCGAGCACGGCACCACGCTGCGCGGCCTGATGACGGTCCACGATGTGGAACCGGCGGACTTCCTGAGCTTTGTCCACGATATCGACCACTCGCCGGTGACCGCCAACGAGGCGCTGTCGGCCGAGCTCGCGCGGCTGCCCGGCCGCAAGCTCATCTATACCAACGGCACGGTCGCCCATGCCGAATGCGTGCTCGACCGGCTGGGCGTCGGCGGGCATTTCGACGACATCTTCGACATCCAGGCGGCGAACTACCTGCCGAAGCCGGAGATGGACGCCTATCGCCGCTTCATCGCCCATGCCGGGATCGACGCCCGCCGCGCGGCCATGTTCGAGGACATCGCCCGCAACCTGGAAGCGCCCCATGCGCTCGGCATGACGACGGTGCTGGTCAGGAGCGACGACAACGAGGACTCCGCCCTGATCGGCCGCCTGAATGGCGACAGCGAGGCGGAACCGCACGTCCACCACGTCACCGACGACCTCGCCGGCTTCCTCGGCGCCATTGCGAAACGGGAAGCATAGCGTTTCGGGGTGAGATGCGGTCGTGTACGGCTCGCGGACGTCGAGCGCGAAGATGCTGAATGGCTGACTTGCGGAAAGAGCGAGGCTTCCCTCCGCCAGATGGGACGCATGTCGGCGTATCAAACCAAGGCCGAGAGCCGTTCTGCCGTCGCGGGCATATGTTTCAGGCTTGTCTTGATCCTGTCCCGCCAGCGAGGGCCGCGCGATAGCGCGTCCTCGTAAGCTTCGGCGAGGTCGTCCGGGCGGTCCTCGGACAGAACCGCCACAAGGAACTCCGCCTGCGCGCGGTCCTTTCGAGCCTTCAGCCGCTCGGGGGCGCCGCGGCGCCGGTCGGCCACGATCAACTTATGTATGGCGAAGCGCTCGGGCCGCGGCGCCTGGACCAGAACGCCGGAGCGGTAGAGAGCAACCGCATGAATCGGGTCCGCGATGAGATAGTTCAGGTAGTTCAGGGCCTGGGCACTCACTCCCAGTGCGGGCAATGGCTTGATCCCTTCGGTCCCGAAGGCCGGTGTCAGGAACTCGACCATGGTCTCCGAGCGGCTCTGACGCCATTTCCAGACTTGTCGATCGTTCAGTCCGGGAACCGGATCGAACTTTAGCACCTTGAGGATCTCGGCAGGGCTTTCTTCGACCTTGTCGTCCAGAACGACCGAGAGCCGTTCGAAACTGGCGAAATCGATGTCGCCGGTCTGGGCCAGCTCCTCATGGTCCATGCGCACCCCGAGCTCGCCTTGGTAGAGGCTGTAGGCCGATGTCCCCACGAGGGTTCCGCCAAGACGGAACACTCCCGCCCGGGCAAAGGCCAGAAGTATCGAACCGGTCTGGCGATCGGTCGTGATGAAGCCTTCGGCCCGAAGCGTCCTGGCAAGTCTGGCCATCCGCTTCTTGCGCATGTCCGCCTCGGCCCGCAGCGCTTCCGCGCGCTCCAGGCGCGCGCGCAGCTCCGGCTTGTCCTCGCCGAGATAGCGGCTCATCATCTCGGTTCCGATCCGGAAGCGCTCGTAGAGATAGGTTCGTCCGTTGCGGCGCCGCTCCTCTATGGTGCCAATCAGGTTGGAGGCCCTTTCATCGAGATGAAGGCGTAACAGGTCCTGATAGGCCACAACGGCCGAACGGCTGTGGGCAGCGATCTCCATGTCCGATCCGTTCCTCGTGTCTGTGTGCATCAAATAATATATTGCTGCACACAAACTCAAGTGTGTAGCTGGAAAATTATTGCTGCCCACATCGATCCTGCCGTTTCCCCGCGTCCCTTCGAAGCGAGTTGACAGGCGCCGACTCCTCGATGGTCTGCCGCATGCTTTTTGGCCACGTTCACCAGAGACCCGTTCCATGAGCCACGACGATCTCAGATCCACCATCGAGCGTGCCTTCGAGGCGCGCGACACCGTCACGACCGGCACCCGGGGCGAGGTCCACGATACCGTGGAAGTCCCTTTCGGGCGCCGTCTTGAGATCAGGCGTGGCGGAATCGAAAGCGTTCGCGATAGGATGCCGGGGTCATGCCGATATGGCGTTTGAAAACACGCCGGAAAAAAGCGGTATCTTCGTAGCCCACCGAACTACCCACCTGCTGGATTGAGTGGGCCCCGTCCTCGAGCATCCTGCGCGCCGCCGCGACGCGAACCATCTGCAAATATGCACCCGGCAGAGACCCGGTAGCGTCTTTGAAGCGGCGCATGAGTGTGCGGCGACTCATTCCCGCCATGTCTGCGAGTTCGTTGATGGGAACCTCGCGTTGAAAATTTGCGATGAGATGATCCTCGAGTTGCCGAACCTTGCTGTCTTCGTGCGGGCGACCGAGGGGAAGGATTGCATATCCCAACTGGTTCAAGCGTGGCATGTCGAGCAAGAGCGCCTTGGAGCATTCGACCGAAACCCTGTGGCCACACAATCTCTCGACGAGGTAAAGGCTGAGGTCGGTCGCAGCGTTCACTCCTCCTCCACAGAAGAGTCCGGCATCCTCGGTGATGAGCATGTCGGTGCGCCAATCGACCTTCGGATACCGCCTCCGGAACGTGTCGGCGACGCCCCAGTGGGTGGTGGCGCGTCGTCCATCCAGCAGACCTGCCTCCGCCAGGAAGGCAACGCCGGAACAGACGCCGGCGACAAGGGTGCCGTCGTGATATCGGTCGGCTAGCCAAGGCAGCAGAGCTGCGTGGCGTGACATCCACTTGGACGGCAAGAGTCCCGATGCGGAAACCATGACGAGGTCGGCTCGGCCGACATCCGCGATACTGCTGTCGGGAGAGATGCGTAGACCATAAGCACTCTCGATCGGATCGCCGTCGATCGAGGCCATTTTCACTCGGAATCGTGGTTGGGGATCGCCGCCGCGCATCTCGTTGAACATGCTGCCAGCGGACGCGAAGACCTCGATCGGACCGACAGCCGTCGAGGCGTAGCCTTCGTTGACCAGGACGATCACCACGTCCAGCTTGCCGTTTTCAGCCATTTCCCTTGCTCGCTGCGTGGCGACATGGTCTCGAAAATCTGGCGTAAATTCCAGCCCGACTGCGACTCTTGGCACTTTCGCCTCCGCGGTTTGTCAGGATCGCGGGCTACCTCCCGGGCGTGTCGGGCGCGATATTCGGGGTCAGACGCAACGCAGACAGGAGGCTAGCAATGGATCTCTACATTATCCGCCGCAGAGGCATCTGGGCCGACGAAAGCGAAATCGAGGCGACCAACGAGAAGTCGCTTCAAGTCGGCAGGGAGATGGCAGACAGGCTGCGCTGGATTCGCAGCTACGCGGTCACCGAGGACGACGGACGCATCGGCTCAGTCTGCATCTACGAGGCCGAGGACGCCGACGCGATCCGCGAACATGGACGACGTATCGGCGCGCCGAGCGAGGAGTTCCAGATCGTTCGCGGCGCTGTGGTGAAGCAGCCCGATCCGCAGCCTGTGCATTACGGTTAAGGTTCGCGCCTGCGGCGACTTTCCAAAATGTCATACGGATTGTTCTCGCCGCAGGCGCTGACCGTTGCGGGGGGCAGGGCCGACATTCAAGCCCGTTTCCCGCCTCCCTCCGAAGCGAGTTGACAGGCGCCGACTCCTCGATACTCTGCCGCCTGCTTTTTCGCCGCGTTCTCCGGAGACCCGTTCCATGAGCCACGACGATCTCAGATCCACCATCGAGCGTGCCTTCGAGGCGCGCGACACCGTCACGACCGACACCCGGGGCGAGGTCCGCGATGCCGTGGAGGCCGCGCTCGGCCTGCTCGACCGCGGCGAGGCCCGCGTGGCGGAGAAGCGCGACGGCGAATGGCACGCCAATGAATGGCTCAAGAAGGCGGTGCTGCTCTCCTTCCGGCTGAACGACATGACGGCCATCCCCGGGGGGCCGGGCCGCGCGCAGTGGTGGGACAAGGTGCCCTCCAAGTTCGACGGCTGGGGCGAGGCGGAGTTCCGCTCCGCGGGCTTCCGCGCGGTGCCGAACTGCGTGGTGCGCCGGTCGGCCTATGTGGCGCCGGGCGTCGTGCTCATGCCGAGCTTCGTCAATCTCGGTGCCTATGTGGACGAGGGCACCATGGTCGACACATGGGTGACGGTCGGCTCCTGCGCCCAGATCGGGAAGAACTGCCACCTCTCCGGCGGCGTCGGCATCGGCGGCGTGCTGGAGCCGCTCCAGGCGACCCCGGTCGTCATCGAGGACAATTGCTTCATCGGCGCACGGTCCGAGGTCGTGGAAGGCGTGATCGTCGGCGAGGGCTCGGTGATCTCCATGGGCGTGTTCATCTCCGCCTCCACCAAGATCATCGACCGGGAGACCGGCGAGGTCTTCATCGGCCGAGTGCCGCCCTATTCGGTCGTCGTCTCCGGCTCCATGCCGGGCAAGCCGCTGCCCGACGGCACGCCGGGGCCGAGCCTCTATTGCGCCGTGATCGTCAAGCGCGTCGACGAACGCACCCGCGCCAAGACCTCGATCAACGATCTCCTGAGGAGCTGACGCGCGCTCACCCCCCGGTCCCGGTTTCTGATATCCTCCCGGCATGCGGGAGGGGACGAATCGCATTCTCGACACTTGCGAGGGAAACCGCTCATGGATTTCAGGGACCTGCTCACATCCTTCGACGGTCGCATTAGCCGGGCCAAATGGTGGCTCGGTGTGCTGATCGTCGCGGTCGCGGCCATTGTCGCGTCCGTCGTCCTCGGCATGCTGTTCGGTTGGGGGCCGACCGCCACGGGGCTCATCAACCTTATCGTCACCGTGCTCGTGGCCCTGCCGGTCACCGCCATCATGGTGAAGCGCCTGAAGGACCGCGACCGGCCCCTCTGGCTGGTGGCCGTGTTCTGGGCGCCGGCGGTCGTGACCATTCTCGGCCAGCTCCTCGGTTTCGGCTACTATACGATGGAGATCAACGGCGAGACGGTCATGATGCCGGACACCTTCGGCTGGATCGTCTCGGCCGCGAGCTTCGTCATCGGCATCTGGTCGCTCATCGAGCTCGGTATCCTGAAAGGGACCGAGGGGCCCAACCGGTACGGACCCGATCCGCTCGCCGGGAAAGGCTGACATGCGCTGCCGGTCGTTGACAGGATACCGGCGGGGAGGCCTAAATCGAACCCATGACGCGTCCCCATCAGCCTGCCGCCGATCCGGCATCCATCCTTCGCGATCTCATACGCTGCCCCTCGGTCACGCCGGCCGAGGGCGGCGCGCTCGACTGCCTGGAACGCCTGCTTGAGCCCCGGGGCTTCCGCTGCGTCCGGCTGCCCTTCGAGGCGCCGGGAACGGAGCGGGTGGACAATCTGTTCGCCCGCTTCGGCACGGGCGCGCCGCATTTCTGCTTCGCCGGCCATACCGATGTCGTGCCGCCGGGCGACGAGGCGTCCTGGACCGTTCCGCCCTTTGCCGCGGAGACGGTCGATGGCGTGCTCTACGGGCGCGGCGCGGTCGACATGAAAGGCGGTGTGGCCGCCTTCGCGGCCGCCGCGCTCGACTATCTCGGCGCCCGTGGCGAGGCGTTCGCAGGCTCCATCAGCCTCCTCGTCACCGGCGACGAGGAGGGCCCCGCCGTCAACGGCACGGTCAGGATGCTGCAATGGCTCCGGGACCATGGCGAGGTACCCGACCACTGCCTCGTCGGCGAGCCGTCGAGCGTGGACCGGCTCGGCGACACCATCAAGATCGGCCGGCGCGGCAGCCTCAACGCGACCCTGACGGTGACCGGCCGGCAGGGCCACACCGCCTATCCCCACAAGGCGCTGAACCCGGTCCCGGGCCTCGTGCGCATGCTCGACCGGCTGGCGAGCGAGCGCCTCGATGGGGGAACGGCGCATTTCGAGCCCTCCACCCTGGCGATCACCTCCGTCGATGTCGGCAATCCGGCCAGCAACGTCATTCCCGAACGCGCGACGGCGCGCCTCAATATCCGCTTCAACAGCGAGCACACCGCCGAGAGCCTGGAGCGCTGGGTGCGCGATGTCTGCGAGGCGGTGACCGGCGAGATGGGGGGCACGCTCGAACTCGCCTTCTCCTCCAATGCGGACAGCTTCGTGACGGAGCCCGGCCCCTTCGTCGATCTCGTCGCGGCCGCGGTCGGCGAGGCGACGGGGGTCGCGCCCGATCTCAATACGGGCGGGGGCACGTCCGATGCCCGCTTCATCAAGGATTATTGTCCGGTCGTGGAGTTCGGGCCCGTCAACAAGACGATCCACCAGGTCGACGAGCGCATCCCGCTCGACGAGCTCGTCGCCCTGACCGCGGTCTACCGCACGCTCCTGGAGCGTTATTTCGACCGGTTCTCCGCCGGCGGCGCGGCAGGGTGAGCCCATGACCTCGTGGGACGAGATCGCGGATGGCGTCACGGGCGCATGGCTGCTCGCCAATCGCGACGTCTCCGGCTATGGCTGCTTCAACGTCACGGCGGACGGGTTCTGGCGGTCCTTCATCGCCATCCCGCTCGTGGCGCCGCTCTATCTCTACGCCGTCGGCGCGGAGGCGGGCATCGCCGCGGACGGGGGCGAGGGTGGCGGGCCGGGGGCGGAGGGGTCCGCACTCGGCTTCTATCTCGCCAACGCCATCGCGCTCGTCGTGGAATGGGCGATCTACCCGATCGCGCTCGCCCTCGTCGCGAACACGCTCGGCATTGCGCGGCGCTACGCGGTCTATGTCATCGCCTATAACTGGTCGTCGGTGCTGATCGTCGCGGCGTTCCTTCCGCCCGTCCTGCTCTACGACGCCGGACTCGTCGGGGTGGGCGGCGCGCTCCTGCTCAATTTCGTGGTCATGCTGGCCGCGCTCTATTACCGCTGGTTCATCGCCCGGACGGCACTGGAGACGACCGGCGCTCTGGCCGCCGGGCTGGTCGCGAGCGATCTCGTGCTGAGCGTGAGCGTCAATCGACTCATCACCTGAGCGGCGTCTTCACCCGTAGTCGACGCGGGTCAGGTAGAGGCCGTCCGGCGGGGCGACGGGGCCGCAGGCGGTGCGGTCGCGGGCGTTGAGCGCGTGGCGGACGTCGTCGGGCTGCCAGGCGCCCTCGCCGACACGCTTCAGCGTTCCGGCGATGGAGCGGACCTGATTGTGCAGGAAGGAGCGCGCGGAGGTCTCGATGGTCACCGTTTCGCCGTCGCGCGAGACAGTGAGCGCATCGAGTGTCTTGAGCGGCGAGGCGGCCTGGCATTCGCTGGACCGGAAGGTCGTGAAATCGTGATGGCCGATCAGGTGGCGCGCGCCGGCCGCCATGGCGGCCGCGTCGAGCGGGCGGGCGACGAGCCAGGCCTGGCCGCGCGCGAGCGTCAGCGGGCTGCGGCGATTGACGATCCTGTAGCGGTAATGGCGACGCGTCGCGGAGAAGCGCGCATGGAAGCCGTCATCCACCGTCTGCGCGGAGAGGATGGCGATGGGGGCCGGGCGCAGATGATGGTTGAGCGCGTCGCGCACCGTGTCCTCCGGCCAGTCGCGCTCAAGATCGATATGGGCGACCTGGCCCAGCGCGTGGACGCCCGCATCGGTCCGCCCCGCGCCGTGGGCGGCGACGGCCGAGCCCGTCAGGGCCGCGGCCGCCTCCTCGATGGCGCCCTGGACGCTTGGCCCGTTCGCCTGGCGCTGCCAGCCGACAAAGGGACCGCCGTCATATTCGATGGTGAGCTTGTAGCGGGGCATGGCTGCAATCGTTCGGGGCCGGCGGCTCGCGCGTCAAGCGAGAACCGTGCCCGCCGGCACCTTGTGGCCGCGCAGGAAGTCCTGCGCCATGGCCGCCGCCTTGCCCTCGCGCTGGAGCCTGACGAGGCGGATCGCCCCCTCGCCACAGGCTATGGTGAGCGCGTCGTCGAGCACCTCGCCCGGCGCTCCGTTGCCCTCCGCCAGGGTCGCGGCGAGCACCTTCACGCGCCGGCGCGCGCCGCCTGTCTCCATCTCGAACCATGCGCCGGGAAAGGGCGACAGGCCGCGGATGCGGTCGTGCACCTCGCGGGCCGGCAGCGAGAAGTCGATGCGCGCTTCCGCCTTGTCGATCTTGACGGCATAGGTCACGCCGCCGTCGGGCTGGGGCACGCAGTCGAGCGCGCCGCGCGACAGCGCTGCGAGCGCGCGCGCCATGAGCGTCGCACCGATGGCGGCCATCGCGTCGTGCAACTCGCCGGCCGTCGTCTCCGGGCCGATCGGGACGCGCTCGGCGAGGCAGACCGGCCCGGTGTCGAGCCCCTCGTCCATGCGCATCACGGTGGCGGCGGTCTCGGTGTCGCCTGCCATGATGGCGCGCTGAATGGGCGCCGCGCCGCGCCAGCGCGGCAGGCGCGAGGCATGAAGATTGAGGCAGCCATGGCCGGGCGCGTCGAGGATGGGGCGCGGCAGGATCAGCCCGTAGGCGACGACCACGGCGACATCGGCGCCAAGCGCTGCGAAGGCCTCCTGCTCGCCTTGTGCCTTCAGCGAGGTCGGCGTGCGCACGGGCAGGCCGTGCGCATTGGCGAAATCGTGGACGGGGGAGGGCCGTTCGCTCATCCCGCGCCCGGCCTTGCGCGGCGGCTGGGTATAGACCGCCGCCACCTCATGGCCCTGGCCCAGGATCTCGCCGAGCGTGGGCACGGCGAAGTCCGGCGTTCCCATGAAGACGACGCGTAACATGGCGTTTCCCTGTCGGTGGGGAGAGGGGGGACTATTCCGCGGCCTGGCCGTGGCGCTTGGCCTTGGCGAAGCGCTTGACGATCCGCTCCCGCTTCAGCCTGGAGAGATGGTCGATGAACAGGATGCCGTTGGTGTGGTCGACCTCGTGCTGGACGCAGGTGGCGAGCAGGCCGTCGCAATGCATCTCCTGCTCCGCGCCGTCGCGGTCGAGGAAGCGGACCTTCACCTCCGCCGGGCGCGTCACGACATCGTTGACATCCGGGATGGACAGGCAGCCCTCCTCGTACTCGCTTTCCGCCTCCGACGCCCACACGATCTCCGGATTGATCAGGAACAGAGGGTCGGCCTCCTCGTCCTCCTTCGCGAGGTCGATCACGACGAGACGCTTCGGAACTCCGATCTGGACGGCGGCAAGCCCGATGCCGGGCGCGTCGTACATGGTCTCCAGCATGTCGTCGAGCAGCGCGCGCACCTCGTCCGTCACCGCGGGCACGGTTTCGGACGGCGCCTTCAGCACCGGATCGGGAATCTTGACAATCTCGCGTATGGCCATCGGATGTCCTCCGCTCCGTCACATAGGCAAAGTGTCCTCGCCGGTCAACGTCAAGCTGGGTCGCAGGGGAATTTCCAGGGCATTCTCTATTTGTTCACGATTTGGTCTCGACAGGGGCGCGAATCCGGATAGAGTCGGGCGAGGTGCCGCCGATACAGGCGAGGGACTGCGAGGCGGAGGCGATGATTCTGGACCAGCCGGCATTCGGGCTTGGCGCTCACACGGTCAGCCTGGGCGAGGCGTTGGTCGGTCTGGCGGCGATCGTGCTGGCGCTGCTCGCTGCGATGGCGGTCGGGCTGTGGCGCGCGAGTGCCGCGCGAAAGGAGGCCGCTCGGCGCAGCGGCGAGCTCGAATACCGGCTTGCGGAAATGGCGGGCCAGCTTCGCTCCTTCGCGGAGGCGACGGCTGAGCGCGACAGCCATCTCGCCCACAGGCTCGATGCGCGCCTCGACCAGGTGTCCTCGCGGCTCGGCCAGAACCTCACCGACACGACGCAGCGCACAGCGGACTCGCTGAGCAAGCTGCATGAGCGCCTTGCCGTGATCGACACCGCGCAGAAAAACATCACCGAGCTCACCACCCAGATGGTCGGGCTGCAGGACGTCCTGTCCAACAAGCAGGCGCGCGGCGCCTTCGGGCAGGCGCGCATGGAGGCCATCGTCCGCGACGGCCTGCCGGCGGGCGCCTATACGTTCCAGGCGACGCTCTCCAACAACACCCGGCCCGACTGCGTGGTCGATCTGCCGGAGAGCGGCCTCAAGCTGGTCATCGACGCGAAGTTTCCGCTCGAGGCGTTCAACGCGCTGAAGGCCGCGCGCGACGAGGGAGAAACGCGTCAGGCCGCCCAGCGCCTGCGCCGCGACGTTTCCGTCCATATCCGCGACATCGCCCAGAAATACCTGATCGCCGGGGAGACGCACGACACCGCCATCCTGTTCGTGCCTTCGGAGTCGCTCTATGCGGAT from the Kaustia mangrovi genome contains:
- the dapE gene encoding succinyl-diaminopimelate desuccinylase, which translates into the protein MTRPHQPAADPASILRDLIRCPSVTPAEGGALDCLERLLEPRGFRCVRLPFEAPGTERVDNLFARFGTGAPHFCFAGHTDVVPPGDEASWTVPPFAAETVDGVLYGRGAVDMKGGVAAFAAAALDYLGARGEAFAGSISLLVTGDEEGPAVNGTVRMLQWLRDHGEVPDHCLVGEPSSVDRLGDTIKIGRRGSLNATLTVTGRQGHTAYPHKALNPVPGLVRMLDRLASERLDGGTAHFEPSTLAITSVDVGNPASNVIPERATARLNIRFNSEHTAESLERWVRDVCEAVTGEMGGTLELAFSSNADSFVTEPGPFVDLVAAAVGEATGVAPDLNTGGGTSDARFIKDYCPVVEFGPVNKTIHQVDERIPLDELVALTAVYRTLLERYFDRFSAGGAAG
- a CDS encoding DUF805 domain-containing protein; the encoded protein is MDFRDLLTSFDGRISRAKWWLGVLIVAVAAIVASVVLGMLFGWGPTATGLINLIVTVLVALPVTAIMVKRLKDRDRPLWLVAVFWAPAVVTILGQLLGFGYYTMEINGETVMMPDTFGWIVSAASFVIGIWSLIELGILKGTEGPNRYGPDPLAGKG
- a CDS encoding zinc-dependent alcohol dehydrogenase; this translates as MKAARFERPGIIDCIEVPDLQPRPGKVLVRMLQASLCGSDLHAVYMPLGPMDGPARPGAPGHEGVGEVVDSDDPRFPAGTVVLTAPNVEEAACFADYQLIDPAYLVALPQGARPDHLVVAQPFGTAIFGLKQALGDSGTPDCAVVSGQGAIGLFFTWLLKRRGVRTVIAIEPDAGRRALSASYGADLALDPAGDPVADAVRDVAGSGGAPFVVEAAGRDASRASAIRLAADEARVLLFGMPESMTMDGFPFGDVFLRRLTLISTHSSQEEADLASFRQAVDHVARGDLPVEPLTRSAYRLDDIREAFEAAHHCADGVVKARIDFT
- a CDS encoding nucleotidyltransferase family protein translates to MEIAAHSRSAVVAYQDLLRLHLDERASNLIGTIEERRRNGRTYLYERFRIGTEMMSRYLGEDKPELRARLERAEALRAEADMRKKRMARLARTLRAEGFITTDRQTGSILLAFARAGVFRLGGTLVGTSAYSLYQGELGVRMDHEELAQTGDIDFASFERLSVVLDDKVEESPAEILKVLKFDPVPGLNDRQVWKWRQSRSETMVEFLTPAFGTEGIKPLPALGVSAQALNYLNYLIADPIHAVALYRSGVLVQAPRPERFAIHKLIVADRRRGAPERLKARKDRAQAEFLVAVLSEDRPDDLAEAYEDALSRGPRWRDRIKTSLKHMPATAERLSALV
- a CDS encoding pyrimidine 5'-nucleotidase; this translates as MTTKAPAFHEVETWIFDLDNTLYPANCRLFDQIDERMGAFIAERLSVDRAEARRIQKTFFFEHGTTLRGLMTVHDVEPADFLSFVHDIDHSPVTANEALSAELARLPGRKLIYTNGTVAHAECVLDRLGVGGHFDDIFDIQAANYLPKPEMDAYRRFIAHAGIDARRAAMFEDIARNLEAPHALGMTTVLVRSDDNEDSALIGRLNGDSEAEPHVHHVTDDLAGFLGAIAKREA
- the argB gene encoding acetylglutamate kinase, whose amino-acid sequence is MTKPSGETAVPHISREDKAKVLSEALPFMQRYDGRTVVVKYGGHAMGSPELSRRFARDIVQLKQSGINPIVVHGGGPQIGRMLERLQINSAFEDGLRVTDRETVGVVEMVLAGSINKQVVADIQYAGGRAIGISGKDGNLVVARKLRRTRKDPDSNIERILDLGFVGEPEEVNADVLEGIAASDAIPVIAPIGTSPEGDTYNINADTFAGAIAVATGAKRLLLLTDVEGVLDRNKRLIRELSLAEARRLVHDGTISGGMIPKIETCISVVEQGVEGAVILDGRVPHIVLLELFTEHGVGTRVSMTGASDDD
- a CDS encoding GlxA family transcriptional regulator, whose amino-acid sequence is MAENGKLDVVIVLVNEGYASTAVGPIEVFASAGSMFNEMRGGDPQPRFRVKMASIDGDPIESAYGLRISPDSSIADVGRADLVMVSASGLLPSKWMSRHAALLPWLADRYHDGTLVAGVCSGVAFLAEAGLLDGRRATTHWGVADTFRRRYPKVDWRTDMLITEDAGLFCGGGVNAATDLSLYLVERLCGHRVSVECSKALLLDMPRLNQLGYAILPLGRPHEDSKVRQLEDHLIANFQREVPINELADMAGMSRRTLMRRFKDATGSLPGAYLQMVRVAAARRMLEDGAHSIQQVGSSVGYEDTAFFRRVFKRHIGMTPASYRERFRFRHA
- a CDS encoding nickel-binding protein; the protein is MDLYIIRRRGIWADESEIEATNEKSLQVGREMADRLRWIRSYAVTEDDGRIGSVCIYEAEDADAIREHGRRIGAPSEEFQIVRGAVVKQPDPQPVHYG
- the dapD gene encoding 2,3,4,5-tetrahydropyridine-2,6-dicarboxylate N-succinyltransferase, with product MSHDDLRSTIERAFEARDTVTTDTRGEVRDAVEAALGLLDRGEARVAEKRDGEWHANEWLKKAVLLSFRLNDMTAIPGGPGRAQWWDKVPSKFDGWGEAEFRSAGFRAVPNCVVRRSAYVAPGVVLMPSFVNLGAYVDEGTMVDTWVTVGSCAQIGKNCHLSGGVGIGGVLEPLQATPVVIEDNCFIGARSEVVEGVIVGEGSVISMGVFISASTKIIDRETGEVFIGRVPPYSVVVSGSMPGKPLPDGTPGPSLYCAVIVKRVDERTRAKTSINDLLRS